From Symphalangus syndactylus isolate Jambi chromosome 17, NHGRI_mSymSyn1-v2.1_pri, whole genome shotgun sequence, one genomic window encodes:
- the AVPR1A gene encoding vasopressin V1a receptor, translated as MDSMRLSAGPDAGPSGNSSPWWPLATGAGNTSREAEALGEGNGPPRDVRNEELAKLEIAVLAVTFAVAVLGNSSVLLALHRTPRKTSRMHLFIRHLSLADLAVAFFQVLPQMCWDITYRFRGPDWLCRVVKHLQVFGMFASAYMLVVMTADRYIAVCHPLKTLQQPARRSRLMIAAAWVLSFVLSTPQYFVFSMIEVNNVTKARDCWATFIQPWGSRAYVTWMTGGIFVAPVVILGTCYGFICYNIWRNVRGKTASRQSKGSEQAGAAFQKGFLLAPCVSSVKSISRAKIRTVKMTFVIVTAYIVCWAPFFIIQMWSVWDPKSVWTESENPTITITALLGSLNSCCNPWIYMFFSGHLLQDCVQSFPCCQNMKEKFNKEDTDSMSRRQTFYSNNRSPTNSTGMWKDSPKSSKSIKFIPVSA; from the exons ATGGACAGCATGCGTCTCTCCGCCGGTCCCGACGCGGGGCCCTCGGGCAACTCCAGCCCATGGTGGCCTCTGGCCACCGGCGCTGGCAACACGAGCCGGGAGGCCGAAGCCCTCGGGGAAGGCAACGGCCCGCCGAGGGACGTGCGCAACGAGGAGCTGGCCAAACTGGAGATCGCCGTGCTGGCGGTGACTTTCGCGGTGGCCGTGCTGGGCAACAGCAGCGTACTGCTGGCTCTGCACCGGACGCCGCGCAAGACGTCCCGCATGCACCTCTTCATCCGACACCTCAGCCTGGCCGACCTGGCCGTGGCATTCTTCCAGGTGCTGCCGCAAATGTGCTGGGACATCACCTACCGCTTCCGCGGCCCCGACTGGCTGTGCCGCGTGGTGAAGCACCTGCAGGTGTTCGGCATGTTCGCGTCGGCCTACATGCTGGTAGTCATGACAGCCGACCGCTACATCGCCGTGTGCCACCCGCTCAAGACTCTGCAACAGCCCGCGCGCCGCTCGCGCCTCATGATCGCGGCCGCCTGGGTGCTGAGCTTCGTGCTGAGCACGCCGCAGTACTTCGTCTTCTCCATGATCGAGGTGAACAATGTCACCAAGGCCCGCGACTGCTGGGCCACCTTCATCCAGCCCTGGGGTTCTCGTGCCTACGTGACCTGGATGACGGGTGGCATCTTCGTGGCGCCCGTGGTCATCTTGGGTACCTGCTACGGCTTCATCTGCTACAACATCTGGCGCAACGTCCGTGGGAAGACGGCGTCGCGCCAGAGCAAGGGCTCAGAGCAAGCGGGTGCCGCCTTTCAAAAGGGGTTCCTGCTCGCTCCCTGTGTCAGCAGCGTGAAGTCCATTTCTCGGGCCAAGATCCGCACGGTGAAGATGACTTTTGTGATAGTGACGGCTTACATCGTCTGCTGGGCGCCTTTCTTCATCATCCAAATGTGGTCTGTCTGGGATCCCAAGTCCGTCTGGACCG AATCAGAAAAccctaccatcaccatcactgcaTTACTGGGTTCCTTGAATAGCTGCTGTAATCCCTGGATATACATGTTTTTTAGTGGCCATCTCCTTCAAGACTGTGTTCAAAGCTTCCCGTGCTGccaaaacatgaaggaaaaattcAACAAAGAAGATACTGACAGTATGAGCAGAAGACAGACTTTTTATTCTAACAATCGAAGCCCAACAAACAGTACGGGTATGTGGAAGGACTCGCCTAAATCTTCCAAGTCCATCAAATTCATTCCTGTTTCAGCTTGA